The nucleotide sequence ATGACACCTGTTACGGGGGAGTTGAAGATCGCAGAAATAGCGCCAGCAGCGCCACAACCCAATAATATCGTTCTGTTCTTATAGCTAAGATGGAATAATCTGGCAAGGTTAGATCCAATAGCTGATCCTGTGACTACAATCGGCGCTTCCAGACCTACCGAGCCACCAAAACCAACGGTAATAGCACTTGTCACCATTCGAGAATACATTCTAGTACGTCTTATAATACTTGAGTTCTTGGAAATAGAATAGAGAATCTGGGTGATGCCATGACCTAGATTTTCTTTAAAAACATATTTCGCGATGAAAACGGTGAGCAAAATTCCAACGAGTGGATAACCTAAGTACAAGTAGTTAAAGCTGGAAATGTCAAGATCGAGCTCAAGGTAATGGATAATAGCATGCACCGTACTTTTTAATATTACAGCAGCTAATCCTGAAAATATTCCAATTAATCCGGCAGTAATAAGTAAGAAATTATTATCGCTGATATGTTTGATTCTCCATACCAGAAACTTCATCATTACCGTCCCGAAAGTACTCTTGTTTCCGGTCGCCATCTTAAGAACTGTGAGGCAAAGCTTCCATTAAATTTGGTGTTGGATATTAAGCAATTATTGCATTCTTTTTTTCTAAAGCCTCTTCCACATATTTAAAAGTAGATAACACTTCGGGTTTACCATCTACTACGGCTACATCGTGTTCGAAATGAGCGGATGGTTTCTTATCAGCAGTGACTATTGTCCATCCATCGTTTAACTGAATTACCCTTCTGGTTCCCATGTTGATCATAGGTTCGATAGCAACGACCAATCCTTCTTGAATCTTACTTCCCTTCCCTCGTTTACCAAAGTTTGGAACCTCTGGAGATTCATGCATTTTTTTACCTAAGCCATGCCCTACAAGCTCTCGGACCACTCCATAGCCATGATTTTCAGCATGCTGCTGTATGGCGAAACTCAAGTCTCCAATTCTATTTCCTACAACTAGTTGTTCTATCCCCTTATCCAAACACTCTTTGGTTACTCTTAAAAGCTGTTTTACATCTTCTGCTATTTCGCCTACTGCGAATGTATAAGCATGATCTCCGTAGTATTCATTTTTCAATACCCCAATGTCTACACCTACAACATCACCTTCCTCCAAAGGTCTGTCTGTTGGAATTCCATGAACAACTTGTTCATTGACTGATGTAATAATTGATTTAGGATAATCATAAAGTCCAAGAAAGGCGGGAACACCTCCATGATCTCGGATAAATTCATCAGCAATTTTATCAAGTTGTAATGGAGTAATTCCAGGCTCAATTTTTTCAGCCATTACTCCTAATGTTTTGGATACAATGAGAGCGCTTTCTCTCATTATTTCTATTTCCTCTGGAGTTTTATATTTTATCATTCCTTGCAAAAATACAAACAAAAAAAACCTTTAATCTTATTACGAAACAGTCCCCAATTTAAGGTTTGAATTCATTAGAATGGGTTAAAATAAAAAAGGTCAACCTAGGCTGACCTTTTGATACTATTTAGATTGTTGAACTCCTTAGTTCACAATGCCCTCAAGGACATCTTTAAGAGGAACTCTACTTCCTTCTTTATAGGAAACTACCCAAGCATCTTTAACACCCATTTCTCTTAGGTATTTTTTAAATGTGGAAGCATCTCTGTATTCTTTGAAAACCCCGATAGTAAATTTTTGTAGACCATCTTTATTTTCAGCACTAAAATTTTGGGAGGTATCATATTTAGAAAGATCTTCTTTCTTTTTAAAGGCTCCAAGCTGAACTTTAAAGACAACTCCTTTATTTTCATCTATGTTACCTCCAGTGTTATTTGAAGCTACATTATCGGCTGGCTGCTTGCTTTGAAGTCTTGAAAGCTCTTCTCTCAAATCACCAACTTGCGATTGGTAAGTTAAGATTTGCTCATCTTTATCTGCAAGACGATCGTCGATGTTGCCGAGTTCAGTTTTCAAGCTGGTTACTTGTCCTTTCAAAGATTTATTCTCATCCAGTAACTGTTTGTACTGCTCTGGCTCAAGCTTTTTAATTCTTTTTTTCCACTCTTTCGCCTCTTTTTTATCCATTTGAGCAGTCGCATCAAATGCAAAAACGAAGCAAAGTGCCAGTGCGATAAGTGATATTGATTTTTTCATCTTCCTGTGAAATTGGGTTTTTACGCAATTATTAATGTTACTAAAGTACAAAAATCTCTTGATAATGGATAATGAATCAACTTTTTAGCGATCCAATCATATCTTCAGGTTTGACCCACTCGGTGAACTGCTCATCTGTAACAAGCCCTAATTCGACGGCTGCTTTTCTAAGTGTTGTTCCTTCTTTGTGTGCTTTTTTAGCAATTTTAGCAGCATTTTCATACCCAATATGAGTATTTAATGCTGTTACAAGCATGAGTGAATTTTCTAATTTTTCCTTAATAACAGCCTTATTTGGTTCAATTCCTACTGCGCAGTTATCATTAAAAGATTCACAGGCATCACCTATCAATCGAGCTGAATTTAGCAGATTGAATACCATCATTGGTTTAAAAACATTTAGCTCAAAGTGACCAGTCATCCCTCCTGCAGATATCGCCACATCGTTTCCGAGTACCTGAGCGCATACCATAGTCAGTGCCTCACACTGTGTAGGGTTGACTTTACCAGGCATAATAGAGGAGCCTGGTTCATTTTCAGGAATGGTGATTTCTCCTATACCACTGCGAGGACCAGAGCATAACATACGAACATCATTTGCAATTTTCATTAAGCTGACTGCTAGTTGTTTCAGAGCTCCATGCGTTTCTACTATGGCATCATGAGCTGCTAATGCTTCGAATTTGTTTTCGGCGGTTCGCATTGGCATGCCTGAGTATTTAGCGATTTTCTCAGCTACTAATTCCGCATATCCCGAAGGTGTATTTAAACCGGTACCCACTGCCGTTCCTCCAAGCGCAAGTTCAGATAGGTGATCGAGTGTATTCTTTAGTGCTTTTAATCCGTGATCTAACTGAGATACATATCCAGAGAACTCCTGACCCAGACTAAGTGGAGTTGCATCCATAAAATGCGTCCGTCCAATTTTGACCACATTCATAAAGGATTCCGCTTTCTTATGTAACGTGTCTCGAAGCTTTGTCACTTTAGGAATTGTATTTTCCATCACCATTTTGTAGCCGGCAATATGCATGGCAGTAGGGAATGTGTCATTAGAGCTTTGACTCTTATTTACATCATCGTTTGGGTGGATGATTTTACTCTCATCAGATAATTTGCCACCATTGAGTACATGTGCGCGATTGGCAATCACTTCATTGGAGTTCATATTAGACTGAGTCCCAGAACCAGTTTGCCAAACAACCAATGGAAATTGATCATCAAGTATGCCTTCGAGAATTTCGTCACACACTTTACCAATTAGATCAGATTTTTCCTTGGGAAGTACGCCTAGATCCATATTGGTTTCAGCAGCAGACTTCTTTAGAATTGCGAACGCTCGAATAATTTCAAGCGGCATCTGGTTTTTCTCTCCACCAATTTTGAAGTTGTCTCTGGATCGTTGGGTCTGTGCACCCCAATATTTTTCAGCGGGTACTTTTACCTCGCCCATGGTGTCGTGTTCTATTCGGTATTCCATTGGATCAAATTTTATGTGATGCAAATCTAACAATGGAAGGTGCTTTTGGATTTCAATTATCTCTTGTTTTTTGTGTAATCAATTTCTAGACCTACATTTGTTTAGAATCATTCTAAATAATAATCATTTGGCTACTTCAGTTCTATTAGCTGATTTTCAATATTTGACCCGTCAAGGTATCGCATCGTTAGTAAAAGCTATGCCTGGATTCGATTTAGTCAAAATGATTGATTCTCCAGAAAAATTGATAGAAGAGGCCACCAGTGTACATCCTGAACTTATCGTAATAGATATTTCAGACAAAGATCGGGAGCTGATTCCAAAATTAAGAGAATTAAAAGAGTCCTTGAGTTCCAGTTTCCTGGTTATTTCAAATAGTCAAACAAGGGATTCCATCCAACAGATGCTTTCAATGGGCATCAAGGGAATTCTCACCAAAAATTGTAGTGAAGAGGAGATTGTCAGTGGTTTGCGAGCGGTAGCTCAAGGCAACCGCTTTTTCTGCAACAATATCCTTGACCTGGTAGTGGAAAGCCCAAAGGATAAGGATGATTGCGAACCTACCAATCTTTCTCCACGAGAGTTTGAAGTACTTGTATTGATTACGAAGAGTATGACTACAGCGCAGATTGCAGAAGAATTGCATTTAAGTATTCATACCATTAATTCGCACCGGAAGAACATTCTCAAGAAACTAAACCTTAGCTCACCTGCAGAGCTAATTGTTTATGCATTGGAAACTGGACTGGTTAAGAATTAGCTATTTTGGGATGGCTGTTGGTCGTCTGTTTTCATCGATTGCAACAAAAGAGAACTCTCCCTCTATCGCCTGCTGTCTTTTTTCTGAATACATCTCTTCTATGTATATCTGCACAGAGACTTTAAGACTTGTATTACCTATATGGGTTACTCTCCCAATGAGTTCAATGATGGTACCTGCGGGTATTGGTTTCTGGAAATCGATCTTACTACTACTTACTGTTACCATCCTCTGACGACTAAAACGAGTTGCCGTTATAAAAGCTACTTCATCCATGGCATGCATGGCTGTGCCTCCAAAGAGTGTATCGTAATGGTTGGTGGTATTTGGAAATACAGCTTTGAATATGCGTGTTTCTGATTTTTCGATTCGCTGGTCCAGTGTCATAGTCTCAATTTAGAAGTTACACCAACTTTTCACGATGGATAAGTTGATGTAACTGGATATTTATTGTTCAGTTCTTTTTCCAAAAGCAAAGCTACGGATAACTCCGATAGAGAATCTATTTTTCCCCTCGATTGAAGCAAAATCATCCGTGTTAAATGACTGTGATATAGGAACTTGATATTGCATATTCATCGTTAGTTTATTTCTGAATAGCTGTAGCCCAACTGTTCCCAATAACGCACTTCCGCCTGTATTTGCTTCGATGATATTATTGCTTTTATGCAACTCGGCTCTTTCGTAGTATATGCCTGCAAATGGCAGAATTGAGAGCTTAGGCATCTCCATATAATAGAAAAAGTTTGCACTTATGTTGAATTGATCTCCAAACCGATAATTATCTTCATTTTCAGTATTGAATTTATAAGACGCTTCGGAATTAATGCCAATGGTCTTATATCGAGCAGTATAATTTATGGCCAGTAAATAATCTAAACTTCCGGAACCAAGCTGAAAGTTTCGGTTGACTAGCTGCCCATTGTCTTGCTTTTCAAATTGACCTACAGGGAACTTGAGCCCTCCACCCAGCATAAGTGAATGCATTACCTCCCTGGTAAAATCATTGCCAGTGTTAATAGGTGCATAGTAGATCATTGCGATAGGATCACCTACCCCTGATGAATTTACGCTTTGATGCGAACCATCCATGCGATTCATCATATATGGAACAATGTATCTAAACTGGAACTTCTTTGATAAACTAAGTCTTCCAATCAGTTCCACACGTTGGTACCTGTCTTCAGAGAACTCATCTTCAAAGTAGAAATCATCATTATCAATAAAAGCACTGAAGGAAGCCTGACTATATCGCAATCCTACAAAGTGAGTGTTGTACATTGGTAAAAAACCAAAATACAATCCTGACATATTGCAGCCACATATATCACAAGCAAAAGAAGCCCGTGCTAGCGTGATCGTAAGTATTGTTACTATTGTTTTCTTACTCATTGTTTCTAAAAATTGGATTTGAAGTAAACTCACGATCAGTGAGTGTTTTGATGAAAGCGATGATTTTAGTTTTCTCATCGTCTGTGAGTGAAATACCTTTAACATTTTCCTCATCTCTAAAAAGTGGATCTAACGTAGGTGAATCTTTGATCCCATTATCATAATGGTCGAGCACTTCTTCAAGTGTATTAAAGCGTGCATTATGCATATATGGTGCTGTTAATTCAGAATTACGCAGACTAGGCACACGAAATTTTCCATGATCATTTTCTGACTCTGTAATACAACCTCTGCCCAAATCTGTAAAGGAGTCATTGAGTCCGTTGTTTCTATAGGAAAAATCGGAGAACAACTCTCCGGAGTGGCATTCTGAACAATTTGCCTCAAAAAGCGCCAGTCCTTCCAGCTCTTGAGTAGACAAAACCGACCCCTCAGCTCTCACATATTTGTCATAGGGGGAGTTAGCTGAGATCATCATGTTTGTAAACTGCGATAAGGCATGAAGCATGAAAGGAGAAGTAATGCTATCAATCCCGAACGTCCTCTGGAATAGTGTGGGATACTCAGAATGTCCATTTAGTTTGCTAATAACATTGGCTAATTCATTATCCATTTCCACCTCAGATTCGATTGCGTTTATGGGAACAAAGTCAAGATGTGTGACACCTCCATCCCAAAAAAATTCTGGGAGGAATGCCATATTTGCTAGCGCAGGGGCATTTCTTGTCCCCATTCTATTTTCAATACCAATACTGGTAGGATGTAGAGGGGAATCTGCGAAGGCTCTTGATTGCTGATGACAATTGTTGCAAGAGATACTATTATCTCTTGAAAGCAACGGATCAAAGAAGAGTTTTCTTCCTAACTCAAATCCTTCTTTCGTAACCGGATTATTTTCAAAAGTGTAAGTGGGCTCAGGAAAATTTTCCGGTTTTTCAAAGGAGTAAATATCCTTAGGTAATTCAGTATCCTCAGAACTACAGGATATGGTAAATAAAATCGGCATCCAGCAACAGGCTAGATGCACGATTTTTAATATTTGCCTAGTCATGAGACTGTGTGCTCTGATGCACATGATGTACAGTAAATACATCCGATAGCTCATTGGCAAAAGGCCTACCCAATTTTGGAGCATGTACGGCATATGTAGTACTGAAGTCTATCTGCGCTCCATCAAGAATCTTCATAGCATCAACTACGATGTGAGCGAGCGGTGAAAGTTCTTCACTGACTGATATAGTTGTGCCAAAGTCAAGCGTGATCGTCTTTACATTATTGACAAAATTTTCATTGTCTTGGACGTCCTTCCATCCACCAACGTGCAATGCAAAAGTACCGGCTTGAGTTTCAAAGCCATTGCCCCAGTCTACATATTCTTGTCCTGAATTTTCTGCATTCCCTTCAATGGCAAAGCCAATGTATCCTGCATTCCAGTTCCAGAACCATGCGCCATTTGCTGGGTCTAGTACTCCACCTGCGGCACCTTCTTGCACACCATCTTCTTCCACGCCTATGGTGAAAGTTATTTTGTTGTATTTACCAGCGGACACATTTTCAAGTGAGATATTACCAGATCCAGTTTCAGATTCTAAAACATGATAATACCCTCGGGCCTCTGATGCACTAATAAGGATTTCATCTTCATAAAATTCTCCATCAGGACCAGACAATTGAATTTTACTTACGTAATAGCCAAGTGTAGAAACATTGAATCGTTCTCCGTTGGCTGTCTCATAGTCATAAGTAGCGTCTCCTGATTCCCGCATGGTCACCTCAGAGGCACCTATTTTATTGTCAAAGAATACCTGAAATGTCCCAGATTCCAATGCTGGAGTATCGTCTTCACTACACGAATACGAAATAGATATAAGCGAAAAAATCGCTAAAAATTTTAATGTTTTCATCTTAAAAAAATTGATTATATAAAATATTAGAAATGCCCCTTGCATCAATATTTCATGATGAAGGGTTAAAATAGTTGAGTAAATGAGGTTAGCTCAACTGAGGAGGATGAAAAACATCAGATAAATGAGAGGAATAATTCAAGAACTCATTGCCGAAGTTGAATACACAAGAATAGATCAAATAACTCTTGTTGGTAAGTTTGGTAGGAGTGAATTTTTGTGAAAAGAAAACGATCTCTTTTTCCAACATCTTACTTTCTTGATCTTGGTGCTGTGCTGCATAATCTATCCGCTTTTGGAGATAACAACTCCCCTTGCAGACGGTGATTGGTTTTTCTCTTTCAATACAAAGTACTTTCTCGATATAATCTCTTCGTACTTCAAAATCCACATAAATGAGGGGTACAAGTAAAGAACTAGATAGCGTAGAAACTATCAGCAGTGATATCACTATGTTCTTTATGCAATTCATTGTAGATGCAAATATTAATTACAAACATTGGATAAGCAATTTCTAAATGATACATTATCTAACCACACCTAGCTAGTAACTCACTACTACTAGTGATGGGGCTACCGAATACTAGTGATATAAAATTTCCCCATCGATAGCGATTGCAGAGAATCTACTCCAGATTCAATTTTGCATTGTTTAGAATCATTCTAAACAGAGAATCGAACTATACTTTTGTAAAACATAATTCATGATGAATAAAAACAAATTATTACTTGGACTTTTTCTAGGTACAACCATATCTCTAACCAGCTGTGGAGATGATGGAGATGATCCGGGTATTTCTATCTCCGAACCGGCAACATACGTTTTTACCAGAGATGGAGAATCCACAGTATCATTTAGTGGTCAAACCACTCGGATATTGATGGCCGAAGAAATCATTGATGCTTTGAAGGAAAGTGATCTGGTAGATGCGGAAACTGTCATAGATGCAATGTTTGCGCATGTAGAGGGGGCCAATGATTTTGAAGATGCAAGTTTGAATACTTCTGATAAAAGCGTAAGAAGCAAGACTGCTGCATCCTCTGACTTCTTTTCTGCTAATACGGCAGAAGCTGCGGCGGTAAAAGAAGATTTTGATGCATGGATTGCGGCACAGGTCATGGAAGTATTTCCAGTTTGGGATACAGAAGCAACAGCAGGTGTAGCTGGTCAAATTCAGGAAGCTGGAGGAGGTTCCATTCGGTACATCAATGCAAAAGGATTGGAATACAATCAGGCGTTCAATAAAGGATTGATTGGTGCATTGATGGCCGATCAAATTTTGAATAACTACGTGAGTACTTCAGTATTGGATGCAGGAACCAACAAGGAAGATAATGATGCAGGTACGGTGGCCGATGGCAAGTCCTACACCAACATGGAACATAAGTGGGATGAAGCTTATGGCTATGCCTACGGTACTGCAGCCAGTACAGCTAGTCCGAACGCAACCGTAGGAGCTGACGACAGCTTTTTGAATAAGTATATAGGTCGAGTAAAGGGAGATGAAGATTTTGCTGGAATAGCGGCAGATATATACAATGCATTTAAACTCGGAAGAGCAGCGATTGTAGCTGGAGACTATACAACCAGAGATACACAGGCTGACATTATTAGAGAAAAGATTTCTACCGTTATCGCAGTAAGAGCTGTTTATTACCTCCAACAGGGAAAGGCAACTATTGGATCAGATAATGGAGCGGCATTTCATGACCTTTCGGAAGGGTATGGGTTCATTTATAGTCTGCAGTTCACCAGACAACCGGGAACAAGTATGCCTTATTTCACACGAACTGAAGTAGAAGGAATGATTGAAGACTTAATGGCTGGAAATGGCTTTTGGGATGTGACAGCTACTAAGCTTGATGAAATCTCGAATGAGATTGCAGCGAAATTCTCCTTTACAGTAGAGCAAGCAGGTAGTTAAAGATTTTTTGAATTTAAAAAAGGGGGTAGAGATGCCCCTTTTATATGTTTTAAATAAAGGAAGAAGATGAGGAAGAAAAGTTTAATTTCAATGTTGATCGCATTTAGTTTGTGCGCATTACTAATTGGCTGTTCAGATGATGAGCTAGGTCAATCAGGTGACAACTTTGATAGAGAAGCAATGCTTCAAAATTGGGCTGATAATATCATCATCCCAGGATATCAGACATACGTTGACGATTTAAAAGAATTAAACTCAGCAGTTGAACTATTTACCACCTCACCTTCTAGTGATAACCTCAATTCGTTAAGAAGTGCATGGTTAGAAGCAAACCTTTCCTGGCAGGCAGTAGGAATGTTTGAAATTGGCAAAGCAGAAGAACTAACACTCATCAACTACACGAATATTTATCCAACTAACACAACAGATTTAATAGAGACAATAGCATCTGGAAACTACGACCTTACATCCGTCAATAGACAAGATGAACAAGGCTTTCCAGCTATCGAATTTCTCATTTACGGCATAAGAGATACAGATCAAGAGATCATAGATTTGTTCCTTCAAGAAACGGCGGAGCAGCCATACAAGACTTACTTAAATGATTTAGCCGACCGATTAGAAACGATGGCTCAATCAGTACTAGGTGATTGGCAAAATGGCTACAGAGATACATTTGTCAACAATAGTGGATCAGAGTCTACATCTTCAGTAAATAAATTGGTCAATGATTATATTTTCTACTACGAGAAGCACTTAAGAGCCGGAAAAATAGGCATTCCTGCAGGTGTTTTTTCCAGCGAAAAATCTACAGGAAAAGTAGAAGGACTTTATAGTGGAAATTCAAAAGAGCTCTTCATGGCTGGGCTACAAGCGATGCAGGATTTCTTTAATGGAAAATCACCCAACTCCAACTTGGCTGTAGAAGGCGAAGGTCTAAAATCCTATCTTGATTTTGTTAATACGGTAACCGAAGGAGAAGATTTGGGTGCACTGATCAATGTGCAATTTATAGCTGCGAGGGAAAAGGCAGAGATGCTCTCTGAAAACTTCAGGACTCAGGTGGGAAATAATAATAATCTAATGTTGGAAACCTATGACGAGCTTCAAAAAAACGTAGTTAATCTCAAAGTAGACATGCTACAATCATTAAACATCCGTGTGGATTTTGTGGATGCCGATGGTGATTAAGATATTGAGAAATACGTCATCAAAAATCATCCTGAATTTACTTCAGGCTCTGTTGATCCATTACATGAAAGATTCTGAAACGAGTGCGGATGGCTAATCTCAGAATGAAAGTAATAAGCAGATACATAGATAAGCAAACCAAGGCTGCCCCACTGGCAGTCTTTCGTATTTTCTTTGGGTTAATGATGCTCATAAGTGTTATCCGTTTTTGGGCGAATGGGTGGGTCAATAAACTCTACATCGAGCCGAAATTTTTCTTTTCCTACTATGGGTTTGAGTGGGTTCAACCTTTAGGTAATTATACCTACTTATTGTTCATTATTTGTGGACTCTCAGCACTTGCAGTAGCTATCGGGTTTCGCTATCGAATATCCATTATCGTGTTCTTTCTCAGCTTTACTTATATAGAGCTGATGGATAAAACCACGTATCTCAATCATTATTACTTCATCAGTATTCTGAGTTTTTTAATGATATTTCTTCCAGCGGAGAAGTGTTTCTCCTTAGATGCAAAGAAGAAATCATCCGATAGAGTGCCTCAAT is from Marinobacter alexandrii and encodes:
- the map gene encoding type I methionyl aminopeptidase — encoded protein: MIKYKTPEEIEIMRESALIVSKTLGVMAEKIEPGITPLQLDKIADEFIRDHGGVPAFLGLYDYPKSIITSVNEQVVHGIPTDRPLEEGDVVGVDIGVLKNEYYGDHAYTFAVGEIAEDVKQLLRVTKECLDKGIEQLVVGNRIGDLSFAIQQHAENHGYGVVRELVGHGLGKKMHESPEVPNFGKRGKGSKIQEGLVVAIEPMINMGTRRVIQLNDGWTIVTADKKPSAHFEHDVAVVDGKPEVLSTFKYVEEALEKKNAIIA
- the fumC gene encoding class II fumarate hydratase, with protein sequence MEYRIEHDTMGEVKVPAEKYWGAQTQRSRDNFKIGGEKNQMPLEIIRAFAILKKSAAETNMDLGVLPKEKSDLIGKVCDEILEGILDDQFPLVVWQTGSGTQSNMNSNEVIANRAHVLNGGKLSDESKIIHPNDDVNKSQSSNDTFPTAMHIAGYKMVMENTIPKVTKLRDTLHKKAESFMNVVKIGRTHFMDATPLSLGQEFSGYVSQLDHGLKALKNTLDHLSELALGGTAVGTGLNTPSGYAELVAEKIAKYSGMPMRTAENKFEALAAHDAIVETHGALKQLAVSLMKIANDVRMLCSGPRSGIGEITIPENEPGSSIMPGKVNPTQCEALTMVCAQVLGNDVAISAGGMTGHFELNVFKPMMVFNLLNSARLIGDACESFNDNCAVGIEPNKAVIKEKLENSLMLVTALNTHIGYENAAKIAKKAHKEGTTLRKAAVELGLVTDEQFTEWVKPEDMIGSLKS
- a CDS encoding response regulator transcription factor, with amino-acid sequence MATSVLLADFQYLTRQGIASLVKAMPGFDLVKMIDSPEKLIEEATSVHPELIVIDISDKDRELIPKLRELKESLSSSFLVISNSQTRDSIQQMLSMGIKGILTKNCSEEEIVSGLRAVAQGNRFFCNNILDLVVESPKDKDDCEPTNLSPREFEVLVLITKSMTTAQIAEELHLSIHTINSHRKNILKKLNLSSPAELIVYALETGLVKN
- a CDS encoding acyl-CoA thioesterase, with product MTLDQRIEKSETRIFKAVFPNTTNHYDTLFGGTAMHAMDEVAFITATRFSRQRMVTVSSSKIDFQKPIPAGTIIELIGRVTHIGNTSLKVSVQIYIEEMYSEKRQQAIEGEFSFVAIDENRRPTAIPK
- a CDS encoding cytochrome c peroxidase gives rise to the protein MPILFTISCSSEDTELPKDIYSFEKPENFPEPTYTFENNPVTKEGFELGRKLFFDPLLSRDNSISCNNCHQQSRAFADSPLHPTSIGIENRMGTRNAPALANMAFLPEFFWDGGVTHLDFVPINAIESEVEMDNELANVISKLNGHSEYPTLFQRTFGIDSITSPFMLHALSQFTNMMISANSPYDKYVRAEGSVLSTQELEGLALFEANCSECHSGELFSDFSYRNNGLNDSFTDLGRGCITESENDHGKFRVPSLRNSELTAPYMHNARFNTLEEVLDHYDNGIKDSPTLDPLFRDEENVKGISLTDDEKTKIIAFIKTLTDREFTSNPIFRNNE
- a CDS encoding MbnP family protein, with amino-acid sequence MKTLKFLAIFSLISISYSCSEDDTPALESGTFQVFFDNKIGASEVTMRESGDATYDYETANGERFNVSTLGYYVSKIQLSGPDGEFYEDEILISASEARGYYHVLESETGSGNISLENVSAGKYNKITFTIGVEEDGVQEGAAGGVLDPANGAWFWNWNAGYIGFAIEGNAENSGQEYVDWGNGFETQAGTFALHVGGWKDVQDNENFVNNVKTITLDFGTTISVSEELSPLAHIVVDAMKILDGAQIDFSTTYAVHAPKLGRPFANELSDVFTVHHVHQSTQSHD
- a CDS encoding DUF4856 domain-containing protein, which translates into the protein MNKNKLLLGLFLGTTISLTSCGDDGDDPGISISEPATYVFTRDGESTVSFSGQTTRILMAEEIIDALKESDLVDAETVIDAMFAHVEGANDFEDASLNTSDKSVRSKTAASSDFFSANTAEAAAVKEDFDAWIAAQVMEVFPVWDTEATAGVAGQIQEAGGGSIRYINAKGLEYNQAFNKGLIGALMADQILNNYVSTSVLDAGTNKEDNDAGTVADGKSYTNMEHKWDEAYGYAYGTAASTASPNATVGADDSFLNKYIGRVKGDEDFAGIAADIYNAFKLGRAAIVAGDYTTRDTQADIIREKISTVIAVRAVYYLQQGKATIGSDNGAAFHDLSEGYGFIYSLQFTRQPGTSMPYFTRTEVEGMIEDLMAGNGFWDVTATKLDEISNEIAAKFSFTVEQAGS
- a CDS encoding imelysin family protein, which encodes MRKKSLISMLIAFSLCALLIGCSDDELGQSGDNFDREAMLQNWADNIIIPGYQTYVDDLKELNSAVELFTTSPSSDNLNSLRSAWLEANLSWQAVGMFEIGKAEELTLINYTNIYPTNTTDLIETIASGNYDLTSVNRQDEQGFPAIEFLIYGIRDTDQEIIDLFLQETAEQPYKTYLNDLADRLETMAQSVLGDWQNGYRDTFVNNSGSESTSSVNKLVNDYIFYYEKHLRAGKIGIPAGVFSSEKSTGKVEGLYSGNSKELFMAGLQAMQDFFNGKSPNSNLAVEGEGLKSYLDFVNTVTEGEDLGALINVQFIAAREKAEMLSENFRTQVGNNNNLMLETYDELQKNVVNLKVDMLQSLNIRVDFVDADGD